In the Flagellimonas sp. MMG031 genome, one interval contains:
- the rny gene encoding ribonuclease Y — MDNIIVIVVAAVVGLAIGFAIAKMMEKGKASKTIANAKREAANIVKEANKEGESIKKDKIFQAKEKFLELKAEHEKVIINKDKKIAEAEKRTRDKESQVSSELAKNKKLNDQLQQKIKEVDYKSEILDKKQAEVEKLHKSQVQQLEVISGLSAEDAKAQLLESLKETAKSDAMAYLQNTLEEAKLTAQQEARKIVINTIQRIGTEEAVENCVSVFNLESDDVKGRIIGREGRNIRALEAATGVEIIVDDTPEAIILSCFDSVRREVARLSLHRLVTDGRIHPARIEEVVKKTEKQINEEIAEIGKRTVIDLGIHGLHPELIKAVGRMKYRSSYGQNLLQHSREVAKLCGVMAAELGINPKLAKRAGLLHDIGKVPMAEVEVETPHAILGMQWAQKYGEKDEVCNAIGAHHDEVEMTTLISPIVQVCDAISGARPGARRQVLDSYIQRLKDLEDIAFGFHGVQKAYAIQAGRELRVIVESEKVNDDKAAELSFEISQKIQTDMTYPGQVKVTVIRETRSVNVAK; from the coding sequence ATGGATAATATCATAGTGATTGTTGTTGCGGCAGTCGTTGGATTGGCAATTGGTTTTGCCATTGCAAAGATGATGGAGAAGGGAAAAGCATCCAAGACCATTGCCAATGCAAAGCGGGAAGCGGCCAATATCGTAAAGGAGGCCAATAAGGAAGGGGAAAGCATCAAAAAGGATAAGATCTTTCAGGCGAAGGAGAAGTTTTTGGAGTTGAAGGCAGAGCATGAAAAGGTCATCATCAACAAGGATAAAAAAATCGCGGAAGCCGAAAAGCGCACCAGGGACAAAGAATCGCAGGTGAGCAGCGAATTGGCCAAGAACAAAAAACTGAACGACCAACTGCAACAGAAAATCAAGGAGGTCGATTACAAAAGCGAGATACTTGATAAGAAACAGGCCGAAGTAGAGAAATTGCACAAAAGTCAGGTGCAGCAACTGGAGGTCATTTCCGGACTCTCCGCAGAGGATGCCAAGGCGCAACTGCTAGAGTCTTTAAAAGAAACCGCCAAGAGCGATGCCATGGCTTACCTCCAAAACACTTTGGAAGAAGCGAAGCTTACCGCACAACAAGAGGCCCGAAAGATTGTAATCAATACCATTCAACGCATCGGAACCGAAGAAGCCGTTGAAAACTGCGTTTCCGTTTTCAATTTGGAGTCAGATGACGTAAAAGGGCGAATCATCGGTCGTGAAGGAAGAAATATCCGTGCACTGGAAGCGGCCACTGGGGTTGAAATCATTGTAGACGATACGCCTGAGGCCATCATACTGTCCTGCTTCGATTCTGTGAGACGGGAAGTGGCCAGATTGTCCTTACACCGATTGGTAACTGACGGTCGAATCCACCCTGCCCGTATCGAAGAGGTGGTCAAAAAGACTGAGAAGCAAATCAATGAGGAAATCGCTGAAATTGGAAAACGCACCGTAATCGATTTGGGTATTCATGGCCTGCACCCCGAATTGATCAAAGCTGTTGGGCGAATGAAGTACCGTTCCTCTTACGGACAAAACCTCTTGCAGCACTCCAGGGAAGTCGCAAAACTTTGCGGTGTAATGGCTGCCGAATTGGGTATAAATCCAAAATTGGCGAAAAGAGCTGGATTGTTGCACGATATTGGAAAAGTACCCATGGCCGAGGTCGAAGTGGAGACCCCACACGCCATTTTGGGAATGCAATGGGCACAAAAATATGGGGAGAAAGATGAAGTTTGCAACGCGATTGGTGCCCACCACGATGAAGTAGAAATGACCACACTTATTTCACCCATAGTTCAGGTGTGTGATGCCATCAGCGGTGCGCGTCCTGGCGCCAGAAGGCAAGTGCTGGATTCCTATATCCAACGTTTGAAGGATTTGGAGGATATCGCCTTTGGTTTCCACGGAGTGCAGAAAGCCTACGCCATTCAAGCGGGTAGGGAACTACGCGTGATTGTGGAGAGCGAAAAGGTGAACGACGACAAGGCCGCAGAACTTTCGTTCGAAATCTCCCAGAAAATCCAAACGGATATGACCTATCCAGGCCAAGTAAAGGTCACCGTAATCCGGGAAACCAGATCGGTGAACGTAGCGAAATAA
- a CDS encoding cell division protein ZapA: protein MDEKLKIKLSIADRVYPLTIDPRQEEGLRKAAKNIENLAKKFEQNYAVRDKQDVLAMCALQFASKIEQGGIDRSENAEAAMQRLRALDELVHSKLGE, encoded by the coding sequence ATGGACGAGAAGCTCAAAATAAAGCTTTCGATTGCCGATAGGGTATATCCACTTACGATTGACCCAAGGCAGGAGGAAGGGTTGCGAAAGGCAGCCAAGAATATTGAGAATCTGGCAAAGAAGTTTGAGCAAAACTATGCCGTTCGGGACAAGCAAGATGTGCTGGCCATGTGTGCCCTGCAGTTTGCATCCAAAATTGAGCAAGGCGGAATAGACCGTTCCGAAAATGCAGAGGCCGCTATGCAGCGACTCCGGGCGTTGGACGAGTTGGTCCATTCCAAACTGGGGGAATAA
- a CDS encoding M23 family metallopeptidase produces the protein MRHTCFLVLFSIIFHLHAQQEYPQDAFRSPLDIPLVLAGTFGELRSNHFHAGVDIKTQQREGLPVFAIADGTVTRIKVSHWGYGKVLYIAHPNGYTSVYGHLQKFGPEIEEYVKKVQYREQSYEVEIFPDYGDLKIIKGNTIAYSGNTGGSAGPHLHFEIRNSVNGKPTNPLLYGYEVRDATDPTLLELYGYPISDGALINQSAEKIQLNFTRQSDGSFLADPVSAIGTIGFGINTFDRLDMAANKNGVYAIKQTVNGRVYSEFDFETFSFGESLYINTLIDYEHYYNNRDRIQKCFKEPYNYLSIYKTLYNDGKIDVEDGMSYNVELHISDLAGNTTKLVIPVEGKQEEEKIGKADKTTDHFVIADKPNNFDLGVAKVYFPANTFYKDFFIHLEKGSDTVTIHDNSVAAHRNFTISFDPSGHSEADRKQLFIAHLERGGRPSYSKTYKRDGSFTTRTRALGTYTLVKDSVAPEIRPKNFKAKQWLSNYSYLSLTISDDLSGIDTYSATLNGKWILMEYEPKTNTITYDFDDNVVTDTECELKVIVTDNVGNSSTYTANFFRK, from the coding sequence ATGCGCCACACCTGCTTTTTAGTCCTTTTTTCCATCATTTTCCACCTACATGCACAACAAGAATATCCGCAAGATGCGTTCCGCTCTCCCTTGGACATTCCCTTAGTGTTGGCCGGAACTTTTGGGGAACTACGTTCCAACCATTTCCATGCCGGTGTGGACATCAAAACGCAACAGCGCGAGGGATTACCTGTTTTTGCGATTGCAGATGGCACGGTAACCCGCATAAAAGTCTCGCATTGGGGTTATGGCAAGGTTCTTTACATAGCACACCCCAATGGATATACTTCTGTTTATGGCCACCTGCAAAAGTTTGGGCCCGAAATCGAGGAATATGTCAAAAAAGTGCAATACAGGGAACAGTCCTACGAAGTGGAAATATTTCCAGATTATGGGGACCTCAAGATCATCAAGGGAAATACCATTGCCTATTCCGGAAATACCGGTGGTTCCGCAGGTCCGCACCTGCATTTTGAAATACGGAACAGCGTGAACGGTAAACCTACCAACCCGCTTCTGTACGGTTACGAGGTCAGGGATGCTACAGACCCTACCCTTTTGGAGCTTTATGGATATCCCATATCCGATGGGGCTTTGATCAACCAGAGTGCCGAAAAAATCCAGTTGAACTTTACCCGACAATCGGATGGTTCCTTTTTAGCCGACCCGGTAAGCGCGATCGGCACCATCGGTTTTGGCATCAATACATTCGACCGCTTGGATATGGCCGCCAATAAGAATGGTGTTTACGCCATCAAACAAACGGTGAACGGTAGGGTATATTCCGAGTTCGATTTTGAAACTTTCTCCTTCGGAGAATCGCTCTACATCAATACACTTATTGATTATGAACATTATTACAACAACAGGGACCGTATTCAAAAATGCTTTAAGGAACCCTACAATTATTTGAGCATCTACAAAACGCTCTACAATGACGGTAAAATCGATGTGGAGGATGGCATGTCGTACAATGTGGAACTGCATATTTCCGATTTGGCCGGCAATACCACCAAGCTCGTTATTCCTGTTGAGGGCAAACAGGAAGAGGAGAAAATTGGGAAAGCGGACAAAACCACAGACCATTTTGTGATTGCGGACAAGCCCAACAATTTTGATTTGGGTGTGGCCAAAGTATATTTCCCGGCGAACACGTTTTATAAAGATTTCTTTATCCACTTGGAAAAAGGCTCCGATACCGTTACCATTCACGATAACAGTGTAGCGGCGCACCGAAACTTCACCATTAGTTTTGACCCCTCTGGCCATTCAGAAGCGGATAGAAAACAACTGTTCATTGCCCATTTGGAGCGCGGGGGGCGCCCCTCCTACTCCAAAACGTATAAAAGGGATGGCTCTTTCACCACGCGTACCCGTGCCTTGGGCACCTATACGTTGGTCAAGGACAGTGTTGCCCCAGAGATAAGACCCAAAAATTTTAAGGCAAAGCAATGGTTGAGCAATTACAGCTATCTCAGTTTGACCATCTCCGATGACCTGAGCGGAATTGACACCTATTCGGCCACCTTGAACGGCAAATGGATATTGATGGAGTACGAACCCAAGACCAACACCATCACCTACGATTTTGATGATAATGTTGTGACGGATACCGAATGTGAACTAAAAGTTATTGTTACCGATAACGTAGGCAATTCCAGTACCTATACGGCCAACTTTTTCAGGAAATAG
- a CDS encoding cysteine desulfurase family protein, producing the protein MQKVYLDNAATTQVRQEVIERMQEALAQHYGNPSSTHSFGRSAKTAVEQARKTIAKTLNAQPSEIIFTSGGTEADNMILRCAVRDLEVKTIITSKIEHHAVLHTVEELEKEYGINLWFVDLDEFGNPNLGHLETLLKKDDSKKLVSLMHVNNEIGNITDIAAVGELCKANNALFHSDTVQSIGHYPWDVQGVHVDFLAAAAHKFHGPKGIGFAYIRKNSGLKPLILGGSQERGFRAGTESFHNIVGLEEAFLKSYEHLEEETKTIRELKRYFVERVLAEVPGAECNGLSGDMEKSTYTLANIRLPFDKQKGLMLLFHLDMKGIACSKGSACQSGSNQGSHVLNEILSGEELDKPSLRFSFSMYNTKEELDYTVEVLKEFANS; encoded by the coding sequence ATGCAAAAAGTCTATTTGGACAATGCCGCCACCACCCAAGTGAGACAAGAGGTAATCGAACGGATGCAGGAGGCCTTGGCCCAGCATTACGGAAACCCTTCCTCTACCCATAGTTTTGGACGATCCGCTAAAACGGCGGTGGAGCAGGCTCGAAAAACCATTGCCAAGACCTTGAATGCCCAGCCTTCCGAGATTATTTTTACTTCGGGCGGGACGGAGGCCGACAATATGATATTGCGTTGTGCAGTTCGGGATTTGGAAGTAAAGACCATCATTACCTCCAAAATAGAACACCATGCCGTATTGCATACCGTGGAAGAGTTGGAAAAGGAGTACGGCATTAACCTATGGTTTGTAGATCTGGACGAGTTCGGAAATCCAAATCTGGGTCATTTGGAGACCTTGTTGAAAAAAGATGATTCCAAGAAACTGGTCAGTTTGATGCATGTGAATAACGAGATTGGGAATATCACCGATATTGCTGCGGTAGGAGAACTATGCAAAGCAAATAATGCCCTGTTTCATTCCGATACCGTGCAGTCCATTGGCCATTACCCATGGGATGTGCAGGGAGTGCATGTGGATTTTTTGGCAGCAGCAGCCCATAAATTTCACGGTCCAAAAGGAATCGGCTTTGCCTATATCCGCAAAAATTCGGGATTAAAGCCATTAATTTTAGGTGGGTCCCAAGAAAGAGGCTTCAGGGCTGGAACAGAGTCTTTTCACAATATCGTTGGATTGGAAGAAGCTTTTCTAAAGTCGTACGAGCATTTGGAAGAAGAGACCAAGACCATAAGAGAGCTCAAAAGGTACTTTGTGGAAAGGGTTTTGGCAGAAGTGCCCGGAGCCGAATGCAATGGACTCTCTGGCGATATGGAAAAAAGTACATACACCTTGGCCAATATCCGCTTGCCTTTTGATAAGCAAAAAGGGTTGATGCTTTTGTTCCATTTGGATATGAAGGGTATTGCTTGCTCCAAAGGCAGTGCATGCCAATCCGGAAGCAATCAAGGTTCACATGTGCTGAACGAAATTTTATCGGGAGAGGAGTTGGACAAACCATCCCTTCGTTTCTCGTTTTCCATGTACAATACCAAGGAAGAATTGGACTATACGGTCGAGGTGCTAAAGGAGTTCGCTAACAGCTAA
- a CDS encoding Smr/MutS family protein, whose product MGKFSIGDRAEVLDEAISGVIQKVDGDRVTLITEDGFPMHFMENDLVKIGGDISVTNYEVAQVKKEKAASKKRKAPTIKPKERSAPKMEVDLHIHQLVKSSKGMSNYDMLNIQLDTAKRQLDFAISKRIQTVVFIHGVGEGVLKEELRYLFNRYDNVKFYDADYQKYGSGATEVYIYQNA is encoded by the coding sequence ATGGGCAAGTTTTCAATTGGAGATAGGGCAGAGGTACTGGACGAAGCCATTTCTGGAGTGATCCAGAAAGTGGATGGCGATAGGGTGACCTTGATTACCGAGGATGGTTTCCCGATGCACTTTATGGAGAACGACCTCGTGAAGATTGGAGGTGATATTTCGGTGACCAATTATGAAGTGGCCCAAGTCAAAAAGGAAAAGGCGGCTTCCAAAAAAAGGAAAGCCCCAACTATAAAGCCCAAAGAACGTAGTGCGCCAAAAATGGAGGTCGATTTACACATCCATCAACTGGTAAAATCGAGCAAGGGCATGAGCAACTACGATATGCTCAACATTCAGTTGGACACCGCCAAAAGACAATTGGATTTTGCCATCAGCAAACGGATCCAAACAGTGGTGTTTATCCACGGAGTGGGCGAGGGTGTGTTAAAAGAAGAGTTACGGTATCTGTTCAATCGCTACGATAACGTAAAATTTTATGATGCAGACTATCAAAAGTATGGCTCGGGTGCCACCGAGGTATACATCTATCAAAATGCCTAG
- a CDS encoding DUF2752 domain-containing protein, translating into MSTITAFSLEDYMLPCLNKQLLGVDCPGCGLQRSAHLLLHGEFVAAFQMYPAIYTIIPLFALVISSKIFNLSVDHRWISGLGVVTVALILINYILKFLH; encoded by the coding sequence ATGTCAACCATAACCGCCTTCAGTCTAGAGGACTATATGCTGCCCTGCCTAAACAAACAACTTTTGGGAGTGGACTGTCCTGGTTGCGGTTTACAGCGTTCGGCTCACCTTCTCCTGCATGGAGAGTTTGTGGCAGCTTTTCAAATGTATCCTGCCATTTACACCATAATACCGCTCTTCGCACTGGTAATTAGCAGTAAGATATTCAATTTATCGGTGGACCACCGATGGATATCTGGATTAGGAGTGGTTACGGTAGCTTTGATTTTAATAAATTATATTCTAAAATTCTTACACTAA
- a CDS encoding CCC motif membrane protein → MEQKNLPNVTIALVLAILSFLCCCFGGAPGLVLGGIAFLLVRKDEKTYAENPELYKNYKTLKTVRTLAIIGMVLGLLYLLYTLWTINQMGGWEGYMEKVQEMTEQYQ, encoded by the coding sequence ATGGAACAAAAGAACCTTCCAAATGTAACCATCGCCTTAGTTTTGGCAATTTTATCATTTTTATGCTGCTGTTTTGGAGGAGCACCTGGGCTTGTCTTGGGCGGAATAGCTTTTTTACTCGTTAGAAAAGATGAAAAAACCTATGCCGAGAACCCAGAGCTTTACAAAAACTACAAAACTTTAAAAACCGTTCGCACACTGGCTATCATTGGTATGGTACTCGGTCTGTTGTACTTATTGTATACCCTGTGGACCATTAACCAAATGGGAGGCTGGGAAGGCTACATGGAAAAAGTACAGGAAATGACGGAACAATATCAATAA
- a CDS encoding CCC motif membrane protein — MSQQPLPGASTVLTMGILSIVLTLFCCGPFGAIFSIIGLVKAKSADQLYQANPENYTDYSNVKTGKILSYIGLALAVVSLVLTILYFGFIVAAITTGELSGEF; from the coding sequence ATGAGCCAACAACCCTTACCTGGGGCAAGCACGGTGTTGACGATGGGGATACTCTCCATTGTCCTCACTCTGTTTTGTTGTGGTCCTTTTGGTGCCATATTTAGCATTATCGGATTGGTAAAAGCTAAAAGTGCAGACCAGTTGTACCAAGCAAACCCCGAAAATTATACCGATTACAGTAATGTAAAAACGGGCAAAATCCTATCCTATATCGGATTGGCTTTGGCAGTAGTGTCCCTTGTACTTACAATCCTTTACTTTGGATTTATAGTAGCGGCGATCACTACAGGAGAATTGAGTGGCGAATTTTAA
- the recQ gene encoding DNA helicase RecQ: protein MSLTNTDLHSSLKKYFGFSKFKGLQEGVIQNVLSDNDTFVIMPTGGGKSLCYQLPALMKEGTAIVVSPLIALMKNQVDAIRGISEQNGIAHVLNSSLTKTEVKQVKEDIVNGVTKLLYVAPESLTKEENVDFLRKVKLSFVAVDEAHCISEWGHDFRPEYRNLRGIINRLGDNIPIIGLTATATPKVQEDIIKNLGMTDAKVFKASFNRPNLFYEVRPKTKDVDADIIRFVKQNQGKSGIIYCLSRKRVEELAQVLQVNGVSAVPYHAGFDAKTRSKYQDMFLMEEVDVVVATIAFGMGIDKPDVRFVIHHDIPKSIESYYQETGRAGRDGGEGHCLAYYAYKDVEKLEKFMSGKPVAEQEIGNALLQEIVAYAETSISRRKFILHYFGEEFDEVNGEGADMDDNARNPKPKEEAKDDVVKLLSVVRDTNEKFKTKEIVRVLVGKTNAMISSHKTDEKSFFGIGKDKDKEFWMALTRQALVAGLLKKEIERYGILHVTEEGKQFLEKPTSFMMTKDHVYSKDETGNIVTAEKSNGAVADEQLLKLLRDLRKKEAQKLGVPPFVVFQDPSLEDMSLKYPVTMQELINIQGVGEGKAKKYGKAFVELISKYVEENDVVRPDDLVVKSTGANSGLKLYVIQSVDRKLPLDDIASAKGLELPELIKEMEQIVFSGTKLNIGYWIDEILDEDQQEEIHDYFLEADTDSISAAIEEFDGDYEDEELRLYRLKFISEVAN, encoded by the coding sequence ATGAGCCTAACAAATACTGATTTGCACTCCTCGCTCAAAAAATATTTTGGTTTCTCGAAGTTTAAAGGGTTACAGGAAGGTGTAATCCAAAATGTGCTTAGTGATAATGACACTTTTGTCATCATGCCCACAGGGGGAGGTAAATCCCTGTGCTACCAATTACCGGCCCTGATGAAAGAAGGGACTGCAATAGTAGTTTCCCCGTTGATCGCCCTTATGAAAAACCAAGTGGATGCCATACGTGGCATATCCGAACAAAATGGAATTGCACATGTCCTCAACTCTTCTTTGACCAAAACAGAGGTAAAGCAAGTAAAGGAGGATATTGTGAACGGAGTGACCAAGTTGCTTTACGTAGCACCGGAATCCTTGACCAAGGAGGAAAACGTTGATTTTTTACGGAAGGTAAAACTGTCGTTCGTGGCCGTGGATGAAGCCCACTGTATTTCAGAATGGGGTCACGATTTTAGACCGGAATACAGAAACCTACGCGGTATTATCAATCGGTTGGGGGACAATATCCCGATTATTGGCCTCACCGCAACGGCGACTCCCAAGGTACAGGAAGATATCATTAAAAATTTAGGGATGACGGACGCCAAGGTGTTCAAGGCATCTTTTAACAGGCCCAATCTGTTCTACGAAGTGCGTCCCAAAACCAAGGATGTGGATGCGGACATCATCCGTTTTGTAAAACAGAACCAAGGAAAGTCGGGAATCATTTATTGCTTGAGCCGAAAAAGGGTCGAGGAACTCGCCCAAGTACTCCAAGTGAATGGAGTGAGTGCTGTACCCTATCATGCCGGGTTCGATGCCAAAACACGTTCCAAGTATCAGGATATGTTCTTGATGGAAGAAGTGGATGTGGTCGTGGCCACTATTGCCTTTGGTATGGGCATCGATAAGCCCGATGTACGCTTTGTCATCCACCATGATATCCCAAAGAGTATCGAAAGCTACTATCAGGAAACCGGTCGTGCCGGACGGGATGGTGGCGAAGGGCATTGCTTGGCGTATTACGCGTACAAGGATGTGGAAAAACTGGAAAAGTTCATGTCGGGAAAGCCTGTGGCCGAACAAGAAATTGGGAATGCACTGCTTCAGGAAATCGTGGCCTATGCCGAAACATCCATTTCCCGAAGAAAATTTATACTCCACTATTTTGGGGAAGAGTTTGATGAGGTCAATGGGGAAGGAGCCGATATGGACGACAATGCGAGGAATCCCAAACCAAAAGAAGAAGCCAAGGACGATGTTGTGAAATTACTGAGCGTAGTTCGCGATACCAACGAAAAGTTCAAGACCAAGGAAATTGTTAGGGTATTGGTGGGCAAGACCAATGCGATGATCTCATCACACAAAACGGATGAGAAAAGTTTCTTTGGAATCGGAAAGGATAAGGACAAGGAGTTTTGGATGGCCTTAACCCGGCAAGCCCTTGTTGCCGGTCTGTTAAAAAAGGAAATCGAACGCTATGGGATTCTCCATGTAACCGAGGAGGGAAAACAATTTTTGGAGAAGCCCACTTCGTTTATGATGACGAAAGATCATGTGTACTCCAAGGACGAAACAGGCAATATTGTCACCGCCGAAAAATCGAACGGGGCCGTTGCCGATGAACAATTATTGAAACTGCTTCGTGATCTTCGCAAAAAAGAGGCCCAGAAATTAGGTGTTCCACCTTTTGTGGTATTCCAAGACCCGTCGTTGGAAGATATGTCCTTAAAGTACCCCGTCACCATGCAGGAACTGATCAACATTCAGGGAGTAGGTGAGGGCAAGGCAAAAAAATATGGCAAAGCCTTTGTGGAGCTGATTTCCAAATATGTAGAGGAAAATGATGTGGTAAGGCCGGACGACCTTGTTGTAAAAAGTACGGGAGCCAACTCGGGATTAAAACTTTATGTGATTCAAAGTGTAGATAGAAAATTGCCTTTGGATGACATTGCTTCGGCCAAGGGACTGGAATTGCCGGAGCTCATCAAGGAAATGGAGCAGATTGTGTTCAGTGGAACCAAGTTGAACATTGGGTATTGGATCGATGAAATATTGGATGAGGACCAACAAGAAGAAATCCATGATTACTTCCTGGAAGCCGATACCGATTCCATCTCGGCGGCCATAGAAGAATTTGACGGCGATTACGAAGATGAAGAACTTCGGTTGTACCGCCTTAAATTTATAAGTGAAGTGGCGAATTAA
- a CDS encoding KpsF/GutQ family sugar-phosphate isomerase produces MNDTKSILSIAKRTLEIESKAVANLIGLLDEQFAKAVQYIMESDGRVIVTGVGKSAIVASKIVATLNSTGTPAIFMHAADAIHGDLGTIQENDVVICLSQSGNTPEIKALLPLIKVGNHKLIGITGNMESVLAKQADFVLNTYVEKEACPNNLAPTTSTSAQMSMGDALAICLLELKGFSSADFAKYHPGGALGKKLYLRVADIVVNNQKPQVDINADIKEVIVEISEKMLGVTAVMDEGKVVGIVTDGDVRRMLSKYDNISGLTAKDIMTSNPKTVDVDTLAVKALKLLQEKSISQLLAFDGDSYAGVVHIHNLINEGIL; encoded by the coding sequence TTGAACGACACCAAATCCATTTTATCCATAGCAAAACGGACGCTTGAGATTGAAAGCAAGGCCGTGGCCAACCTGATCGGTCTTTTGGACGAACAGTTTGCGAAAGCCGTACAGTACATCATGGAATCCGACGGAAGGGTCATTGTTACCGGAGTGGGCAAAAGTGCCATTGTGGCCTCTAAGATCGTAGCCACTTTAAACTCCACCGGCACCCCTGCCATCTTTATGCATGCCGCAGATGCCATTCACGGCGATTTGGGCACCATTCAGGAAAACGATGTGGTCATCTGTTTATCACAGAGCGGAAACACTCCCGAAATCAAGGCGTTGCTTCCCCTCATTAAAGTTGGAAATCACAAACTTATCGGTATCACCGGAAACATGGAATCCGTATTGGCCAAACAGGCCGATTTTGTGCTGAACACCTACGTGGAAAAAGAAGCCTGTCCCAACAACTTGGCCCCTACCACGAGTACCTCTGCCCAAATGTCCATGGGCGATGCACTCGCCATTTGCCTGCTGGAGCTCAAAGGATTCAGTAGTGCCGATTTTGCCAAATACCACCCTGGTGGCGCATTGGGAAAGAAACTATATTTGCGCGTCGCCGATATTGTGGTGAACAACCAAAAACCACAAGTGGACATCAATGCCGACATTAAGGAGGTGATCGTTGAAATTTCCGAAAAAATGCTCGGTGTTACCGCTGTGATGGATGAAGGCAAAGTGGTAGGTATTGTAACCGATGGCGACGTACGAAGAATGTTGAGCAAATATGATAACATAAGTGGACTGACCGCAAAGGATATTATGACCTCCAATCCAAAGACCGTAGACGTGGACACTTTGGCCGTAAAGGCCTTAAAACTGCTCCAAGAAAAGAGCATATCCCAACTATTGGCTTTTGATGGTGACAGCTACGCGGGAGTGGTCCACATCCATAACCTGATAAACGAGGGAATCCTATAA
- the tatC gene encoding twin-arginine translocase subunit TatC produces the protein MAKKQRKNPDEMSFLDHLEELRWHLVRSTLAVVIIACAAFAFKGFIFDTILFGPKNMDFPTYQFFCNIGKFFGVDSEFCGESLPFTIQSRLMAGQFSAHIWTSIWAGVILGFPYILWELWKFISPGLYENERKHSKGFIITASGLFFLGVLFGYYIVAPLSINFLGSYQVSKEVLNEIDLASYVGTVRASVIACGIMFELPIVIFFLTKVGLVTPEILKKYRKIALVIILILSAIITPPDITSQIIVCIPVLVLYQVSIFISRMVVKREARKEKARQNAK, from the coding sequence ATGGCTAAAAAACAGAGAAAAAATCCAGATGAAATGTCCTTTTTGGACCATTTGGAAGAATTACGTTGGCATTTGGTGCGCTCCACCTTGGCGGTGGTCATCATTGCCTGTGCAGCCTTTGCCTTCAAAGGCTTTATTTTTGACACGATATTGTTCGGTCCCAAAAACATGGACTTCCCCACCTATCAGTTCTTTTGCAACATTGGGAAGTTCTTTGGGGTAGATTCCGAGTTTTGTGGGGAATCGTTGCCCTTTACCATTCAGAGCCGTTTGATGGCCGGACAGTTTTCCGCCCATATCTGGACCTCGATTTGGGCAGGTGTGATCCTAGGTTTCCCCTACATTTTGTGGGAGCTTTGGAAATTTATCAGCCCAGGGCTTTATGAAAACGAGCGAAAGCATTCCAAAGGCTTCATCATAACCGCCTCTGGATTGTTTTTTCTTGGGGTGCTGTTCGGGTACTATATCGTAGCCCCCCTATCCATCAATTTCTTGGGCTCATACCAAGTGAGCAAGGAAGTATTGAACGAAATTGACTTAGCTTCCTACGTGGGTACGGTTAGGGCCTCCGTAATCGCCTGTGGAATCATGTTTGAATTGCCCATTGTCATCTTCTTTCTGACAAAAGTTGGATTAGTGACCCCCGAAATCCTGAAGAAATATAGAAAAATAGCCTTGGTTATCATTTTGATACTTTCGGCCATCATCACACCACCTGATATCACCAGTCAAATTATCGTTTGTATTCCAGTACTGGTCCTGTATCAGGTGAGTATTTTTATATCCAGAATGGTAGTTAAAAGAGAAGCCAGAAAAGAGAAAGCTAGACAAAATGCCAAATAA
- a CDS encoding carboxymuconolactone decarboxylase family protein codes for MPNKVEEFNAYRAKMNDKLLAENNKLIKRIFNLDTNAYMSGALDVKTKELLGLVASAVLRCDDCVKYHLESSKNAGANKEEVMETLGIATLVGGTIVVPHLRRAYEYWEALEESEA; via the coding sequence ATGCCAAATAAAGTAGAAGAGTTCAATGCTTATCGTGCCAAGATGAACGATAAGCTGCTTGCTGAGAACAACAAGCTCATCAAACGTATTTTTAATCTAGACACCAATGCCTATATGTCAGGCGCTTTGGATGTGAAGACCAAGGAGCTATTGGGACTGGTGGCCTCTGCGGTTCTCCGTTGCGATGATTGTGTGAAATATCACTTGGAAAGTTCCAAAAATGCGGGCGCCAACAAAGAAGAAGTGATGGAAACTTTGGGCATCGCCACTTTAGTGGGAGGAACCATTGTAGTGCCCCACTTGCGCCGCGCCTACGAATATTGGGAAGCCTTGGAAGAAAGCGAAGCCTAA